A single region of the Plutella xylostella chromosome 26, ilPluXylo3.1, whole genome shotgun sequence genome encodes:
- the LOC105391603 gene encoding solute carrier family 22 member 1 isoform X1 — translation MVVEEKTEKSVELDDVLRKFALSQKYHVIFGILLFIAFATNSLAGSQFVFAAEYVQYKCDNSLNECGVSSPINVTFENQFDQQCYARVPLDEAATCFEVNQSTLVPCNDWVYENPDSFVGEFQLACQEWKRTLVGTISSFGNMLGLLIVGPVSDRIGRKNTLIMTGVIGGVLGLAKSFATNYWLYVVLEMANAALGDVCSPAFMLAVEIVSVRDRAKYYMVTQLGFQIGNFMLVLVAWLFPYYRTLLRVIYAPLLLFILYAYFIDESPRWLLTKEKKKEAVSILEKAAKKNNIILDKSWLENLTCEKEDKSGQIGYLALLKTTFSSKVLLQRFLICLVWWTTSTFVAWGLTVNSVLWGGNKYLNYALIPMVDIPAAFTMGYVLIRFKRKMPLMISFSCAALFFFIQLFLPSDLNWLSIMFFLGGKFMAAIFFNITYVFTSELFPTHTRNSMHALCSSIGRIGSILAPQTPLLLAYWTGLPAVLFGSASALAAFVTIFVPDTADDSLPDTVHQAEFVGTNEGKNKTAN, via the exons ATGGTTGTTGAAGAAAAAACAGAAAAGTCTGTAGAATTGGATGATGTGCTTCGGAAGTTTGCTTTGTCTCAAAAATATCATGTGATTTTTGGAATTCTACTCTTCATTGCTTTTGCTACGAACTCGCTTGCTGGCAGCCAGTTTGTGTTTGCTGCAGAATATGTACAGtacaa ATGTGACAACTCTCTGAATGAATGTGGAGTAAGCTCACCTATAAATGTGACATTTGAGAATCAATTTGACCAGCAGTGCTACGCGAGGGTGCCACTAGACGAGGCTGCTACTTGCTTCGAGGTGAACCAATCCACCCTGGTGCCCTGCAATGACTGGGTCTATGAGAACCCTGACAGCTTTGTTGGTGAG TTCCAGTTGGCGTGCCAAGAATGGAAGAGGACTCTTGTCGGTACTATTTCCAGTTTCGGAAATATGCTCGGCTTACTGATTGTTGGACCAGTTTCAGACAG GATTGGTAGAAAGAACACCCTGATCATGACAGGTGTCATCGGAGGAGTCCTGGGTCTCGCCAAGAGTTTTGCCACCAACTACTGGCTGTATGTTGTGTTGGAAATGGCCAACGCTGCTTTAGGGGACGTGTGCTCGCCGGCTTTCATGCTAG ctgtAGAGATTGTTTCAGTAAGGGACCGTGCTAAATATTACATGGTAACGCAATTGGGATTCCAAATAGGAAACTTTATGCTCGTTTTGGTCGCATGGCTATTCCCATACTACAGGACTTTACTGAGAGTCATTTATGCACCCTTGCTACTTTTCATTCTCTATGCTTACTTCATAGACGAAAGCCCGAGATGGCTACTAacgaaagaaaaaaagaaagaagCAGTTTCTATATTAGAAAAAGCAGCTAAGAAGAATAACATCATACTCGACAAATCTTGGCTAGAAAACTTAACGTGTGAAAAGGAAGACAAATCTGGACAAATTGGATATTTAGCGCTGTTAAAAACTACATTTTCTTCTAAAGTATTACTGCAAAGGTTCTTGATTTGTCTAGTCTGGTGGACCACTAGTACATTTGTGGCATGGGGTTTAACTGTGAATTCTGTTTTATGGGGTGgcaacaaatatttaaattatgcctTGATACCTATGGTTGATATACCTGCAGCTTTTACGATGGGCTATGTGTTGATTAGATTTAAAAGAAAGATGCCCTTGATGATATCATTCTCTTGTGCTGCATTATTCTTCTTTATACAGCTATTCTTACCATCAG ACTTGAATTGGCTTTCTATAATGTTCTTCTTGGGCGGAAAATTCATGGctgcaatatttttcaatataaCGTATGTGTTTACATCAGAGTTATTCCCAACTCATACCAGAAACTCAATGCATGCTCTGTGTTCATCTATCGGAAGAATTGGTTCTATACTCGCGCCGCAAACGCCATTGTTG TTGGCCTACTGGACCGGTCTTCCTGCTGTGCTCTTCGGTTCAGCTTCAGCTCTCGCAGCCTTTGTCACTATATTTGTACCTGATACAGCTGACGACTCTTTACCAGATACTGTACATCAAGCTGAATTTGTTGGAACGAATGAAGGAAAGAACAAGACAGCGAATTGA
- the LOC105391603 gene encoding organic cation/carnitine transporter 4 isoform X2, translated as MVVEEKTEKSVELDDVLRKFALSQKYHVIFGILLFIAFATNSLAGSQFVFAAEYVQYKCDNSLNECGVSSPINVTFENQFDQQCYARVPLDEAATCFEVNQSTLVPCNDWVYENPDSFVGEFQLACQEWKRTLVGTISSFGNMLGLLIVGPVSDRIGRKNTLIMTGVIGGVLGLAKSFATNYWLYVVLEMANAALGDVCSPAFMLAVEIVSVRDRAKYYMVTQLGFQIGNFMLVLVAWLFPYYRTLLRVIYAPLLLFILYAYFIDESPRWLLTKEKKKEAVSILEKAAKKNNIILDKSWLENLTCEKEDKSGQIGYLALLKTTFSSKVLLQRLELAFYNVLLGRKIHGCNIFQYNVCVYIRVIPNSYQKLNACSVFIYRKNWFYTRAANAIVVGLLDRSSCCALRFSFSSRSLCHYICT; from the exons ATGGTTGTTGAAGAAAAAACAGAAAAGTCTGTAGAATTGGATGATGTGCTTCGGAAGTTTGCTTTGTCTCAAAAATATCATGTGATTTTTGGAATTCTACTCTTCATTGCTTTTGCTACGAACTCGCTTGCTGGCAGCCAGTTTGTGTTTGCTGCAGAATATGTACAGtacaa ATGTGACAACTCTCTGAATGAATGTGGAGTAAGCTCACCTATAAATGTGACATTTGAGAATCAATTTGACCAGCAGTGCTACGCGAGGGTGCCACTAGACGAGGCTGCTACTTGCTTCGAGGTGAACCAATCCACCCTGGTGCCCTGCAATGACTGGGTCTATGAGAACCCTGACAGCTTTGTTGGTGAG TTCCAGTTGGCGTGCCAAGAATGGAAGAGGACTCTTGTCGGTACTATTTCCAGTTTCGGAAATATGCTCGGCTTACTGATTGTTGGACCAGTTTCAGACAG GATTGGTAGAAAGAACACCCTGATCATGACAGGTGTCATCGGAGGAGTCCTGGGTCTCGCCAAGAGTTTTGCCACCAACTACTGGCTGTATGTTGTGTTGGAAATGGCCAACGCTGCTTTAGGGGACGTGTGCTCGCCGGCTTTCATGCTAG ctgtAGAGATTGTTTCAGTAAGGGACCGTGCTAAATATTACATGGTAACGCAATTGGGATTCCAAATAGGAAACTTTATGCTCGTTTTGGTCGCATGGCTATTCCCATACTACAGGACTTTACTGAGAGTCATTTATGCACCCTTGCTACTTTTCATTCTCTATGCTTACTTCATAGACGAAAGCCCGAGATGGCTACTAacgaaagaaaaaaagaaagaagCAGTTTCTATATTAGAAAAAGCAGCTAAGAAGAATAACATCATACTCGACAAATCTTGGCTAGAAAACTTAACGTGTGAAAAGGAAGACAAATCTGGACAAATTGGATATTTAGCGCTGTTAAAAACTACATTTTCTTCTAAAGTATTACTGCAAAG ACTTGAATTGGCTTTCTATAATGTTCTTCTTGGGCGGAAAATTCATGGctgcaatatttttcaatataaCGTATGTGTTTACATCAGAGTTATTCCCAACTCATACCAGAAACTCAATGCATGCTCTGTGTTCATCTATCGGAAGAATTGGTTCTATACTCGCGCCGCAAACGCCATTGTTG TTGGCCTACTGGACCGGTCTTCCTGCTGTGCTCTTCGGTTCAGCTTCAGCTCTCGCAGCCTTTGTCACTATATTTGTACCTGA
- the LOC105393060 gene encoding solute carrier family 22 member 1, with amino-acid sequence MSSAFSERIELDDVLRRFTLSQKYHVVLGFLLFIAFASNSLTGSQFVFAADYVQYKCHSSLAQCGVNTIKNVTFENQFDQQCYERVPLDEAATCLEVNQSKLVPCNDWVYENPDSFVAEFQLACQEWKRTLVGTMHSFGNMIGLLIVGPVSDRIGRKKALIITGFLGGVLGLARSFSAQYWLYIVLQTVETAVGDICSPAFMLAVEAVSARDRAKFFMITQLGYQFGNLVLVLMAWLFPYYRTFLQVVYAPLMLFILYTYLIDESPRWLLTKERKNEALEILEKAAKTNKIVLEKGLLENITCEKEEKTEEIGYLMLLKTTFSSKMLLQRFLICVVWWFTSTFVSYGLTVNSVLWGGNKYLNYAFITIIDIPAVFIMGYVLKRFQRKKPLICSFSCAALFFLIQPFLPADMTWLSLAFFLAGKFMASIFFNITYVFTSELFPTHTRNSMHALCSSLGRIGSILAPQTPLLLSYWAGLPAVLFGSASALAAIVTIFVPDTADDTLPDTVRQAEVVGQRKKSLA; translated from the exons ATGAGTTCTGCATTTTCCGAAAGGATCGAATTGGATGATGTACTTAGAAGGTTTACTTTGTCACAAAAGTATCATGTGGTGTTGGGGTTCCTTCTTTTTATTGCGTTTGCTTCGAATTCTCTAACGGGCAGCCAGTTTGTGTTCGCAGCTGATTATGTTCAGTACAA GTGCCACAGTTCACTTGCACAGTGTGGTGTGAATACGATAAAGAATGTGACATTTGAAAACCAGTTTGATCAGCAGTGCTATGAGAGGGTGCCACTAGACGAGGCTGCAACTTGCCTCGAGGTGAACCAATCCAAGCTCGTGCCCTGCAATGACTGGGTCTATGAGAACCCTGACAGCTTTGTGGCGGAG TTCCAGTTGGCTTGTCAAGAATGGAAGAGAACTCTGGTCGGCACTATGCACAGTTTTGGAAACATGATTGGCTTGCTGATCGTTGGTCCTGTATCCGATAG AATAGGAAGAAAAAAAGCTTTAATAATAACTGGATTTCTTGGAGGAGTTTTGGGATTGGCTAGAAGTTTCTCAGCCCAATACTGGCTGTACATTGTTTTGCAAACAGTAGAAACAGCTGTGGGTGATATCTGCTCTCCTGCTTTcatgttag CTGTTGAAGCAGTATCGGCGAGAGATCGAGCAAAATTTTTCATGATTACCCAATTAGGGTACCAATTTGGAAACTTGGTACTTGTGTTGATGGCCTGGCTGTTTCCGTATTACCGAACCTTTTTGCAAGTCGTCTACGCCCCATTGATGCTCTTCATACTATACACATACCTCATAGATGAGAGCCCAAGATGGCTACTTACGAAAGAAAGGAAAAATGAAGCACTTGAAATTTTAGAAAAAGCTGCAAAGACCAATAAAATTGTTCTTGAAAAGGGTTTGCTAGAAAATATTACGTGCGAAAAGGAAGAGAAAACCGAAGAGATTGGATATTTAATGTTGCTAAAAACCACATTTTCTTCCAAAATGTTGCTACAAAGGTTTTTGATTTGCGTAGTATGGTGGTTCACTAGCACCTTCGTATCCTATGGGTTAACTGTCAATTCAGTTTTGTGGGGCGGCAACAAGTATTTGAACTACGCGTTCATAACCATTATAGATATTCCAGCTGTTTTCATTATGGGCTACGTTTTGAAAAGATTCCAGAGGAAAAAGCCTTTAATTTGCTCATTTTCATGTGCAGCATTGTTTTTCCTTATTCAACCATTCTTGCCAGCTG ATATGACATGGCTGTCCTTAGCTTTTTTTTTAGCTGGAAAGTTTATGGcttcaatatttttcaacATTACATACGTGTTTACATCGGAATTGTTTCCTACTCATACTAGAAACTCAATGCACGCTCTATGCTCATCTTTGGGACGAATTGGTTCAATACTGGCTCCACAGACACCATTGCTG ttGTCTTACTGGGCCGGTCTTCCAGCTGTGCTCTTCGGTTCAGCATCAGCCCTCGCAGCCATCGTCACTATATTTGTACCTGATACAGCTGATGACACTCTACCTGACACGGTGCGACAAGCCGAGGTTGTGGGACAGAGAAAGAAGAGTTTGGCATAA
- the LOC105391601 gene encoding solute carrier family 22 member 1 — protein MGFKNNREKAVELDDVLRDFSVTQKYHVICGFLLFMAFASNTFTGSHFVFAAEFVQYKCNNSVEQCNVNAPSNVTFENQFDQQCYARVPLDEAATCFEVNQSKLVPCNDWVYENPDSFVGEFQLGCQEWKRTLVGTMHSFGNMIGLLFIGPLSDSIGRKKAIIMTGVFGGVLGLVRSFATNYWLYVVLEMIEAAVGDICSPAFMLAVEIVSAKDRAKFYMITQLGYRVGNLLLVLMAWLFPYFRTFLRVIYTPLLLFILYIYLLDESPRWLLTKGKRRKAVKILEKAAKTNNIVLDKSLLEKLTCEKENKSAEIDFTSLLKSTFSSKVLLQRFLICIVWWSTSTFVSAGLAINSVLWGGNKYFNYAMIPVVDILASIFMGYVLIRFKRKKPLILSFLSAALFFLLQPFLPSDLTWLSILFFLSGKFMASIFFNITYLVTSELFPTHTRNSMHALCSSLGRIGSILAPQTPLLLSYWVGLPSILFGSASLIAAIVTLFVPDTADDSLPDTVHQAEFVGSNERRKEQEVELI, from the exons ATGGGTTTTAAGAATAATCGTGAAAAGGCAGTTGAATTAGACGATGTTTTGCGTGATTTTTCAGTGACACAAAAGTATCATGTGATATGTGGTTTTCTTCTGTTTATGGCGTTCGCTTCGAATACGTTCACTGGTAGTCATTTTGTGTTTGCCGCCGAATTTGTTCAgtacaa ATGTAACAACTCAGTAGAACAATGTAACGTGAACGCACCATCAAACGTGACATTTGAGAATCAATTTGACCAGCAGTGCTACGCGAGGGTGCCACTAGACGAGGCTGCTACTTGCTTCGAGGTGAACCAATCCAAGCTCGTGCCCTGCAATGACTGGGTCTATGAGAACCCTGACAGCTTTGTGGGTGAG TTCCAGTTGGGCTGCCAGGAGTGGAAGCGGACCCTGGTTGGGACTATGCATAGCTTCGGCAACATGATCGGATTGCTATTCATTGGGCCTTTATCTGACAG tATAGGAAGAAAAAAGGCCATAATAATGACAGGAGTCTTCGGAGGAGTACTGGGACTAGTGAGAAGTTTCGCCACCAACTATTGGTTATACGTGGTTCTAGAAATGATAGAAGCTGCTGTGGGAGATATATGCTCTCCCGCTTTCATGTTAG cTGTGGAAATAGTGTCGGCAAAGGATCGggcaaaattttatatgataacGCAGTTAGGTTATAGAGTAGGAAATCTATTACTTGTTCTAATGGCATGGCTCTTTCCGTATTTCAGAACATTTTTACGAGTCATCTACACTCCTTTGTTACTTTTCATACTTTATATTTACCTCTTAGACGAAAGCCCAAGATGGTTGCTTACTAAAGGTAAAAGAAGAAAAGCAGTTAAAATATTAGAGAAAGCAGCAAAAACCAATAACATTGTACTTGATAAATCTTTACTGGAAAAATTGACGTGTGAGAAAGAAAACAAGTCAGCAGAAATAGATTTCACATCTTTACTTAAAAGTACATTTTCATCTAAAGTGTTGCTACAGAGATTCTTGATTTGCATCGTATGGTGGTCAACTAGTACATTTGTGTCAGCCGGGTTAGCTATAAATTCAGTTTTGTGGGGAGGCAACAAGTACTTTAACTATGCAATGATTCCAGTAGTGGATATACTCGCATCTATTTTCATGGGTTACGTTTTAATCAGGTTTAAGAGAAAAAAGCCTTTGATTTTGTCGTTTTTGTCTGCAGCATTATTTTTTCTACTACAACCTTTTTTACCTTCAG ACTTGACGTGGTTGTCCATATTATTTTTCCTGTCGGGAAAGTTCATGGcttcaatatttttcaacatcacATACTTGGTGACATCTGAATTGTTCCCAACTCACACGAGGAACTCTATGCACGCTCTCTGTTCATCTCTCGGAAGAATCGGTTCAATATTAGCGCCACAGACCCCATTAttg ttatCCTATTGGGTGGGACTTCCTTCCATCCTCTTCGGGTCTGCATCACTGATAGCGGCCATCGTCACGTTGTTTGTCCCGGACACGGCAGATGACTCGTTACCCGACACTGTGCATCAAGCTGAATTTGTCGGATCAAACGAAAGGAGAAAAGAACAAGAAGTAGAATTGatttaa
- the LOC105391600 gene encoding uncharacterized protein LOC105391600, protein MWRIITVALALSAAAALPAQDTGHTDNDIEGYSDCLRKDSTSCLKYKFFSFVDKMVGSKDTFALTEGVTVVRAKDAPKETGAPRSMDPLARLRRYLDTHSIQVEVKGSDVIDTVAGVGRALEDTVSTFTEDNDSDSDLSEESRGKKKKAQKILGPLMMALAMKMMALMPIAIGAIALIAGKALLIGKIALVLSAIIGLKKLLSQQKHVTYEVVAHPHSSSSHSSSHDYGSSSSGGTSGYGGDSSSSYGAPAAGGHSSGGWGRSADAQALAYSAQKPL, encoded by the coding sequence ATGTGGAGGATTATCACAGTCGCGCTGGCCCTGAGCGCCGCAGCCGCTCTCCCGGCCCAAGACACGGGACACACCGACAACGATATCGAAGGATACAGCGACTGCCTCCGCAAGGACTCCACATCATGCCTCAAGTACAAGTTCTTCTCGTTCGTCGACAAAATGGTAGGCTCGAAGGACACATTTGCCTTAACCGAAGGAGTGACCGTCGTGCGCGCCAAGGACGCCCCTAAAGAAACAGGAGCGCCACGATCCATGGATCCTCTTGCAAGACTTCGGAGGTACCTTGACACGCACTCCATTCAAGTGGAGGTCAAAGGCTCCGATGTGATTGACACAGTGGCTGGAGTGGGACGCGCTCTGGAAGACACAGTTTCCACGTTCACGGAAGACAATGACAGCGACAGCGACTTGTCGGAAGAGAGCCGTGGGAAGAAGAAAAAGGCGCAAAAGATTCTCGGCCCGCTAATGATGGCGTTGGCGATGAAGATGATGGCGCTAATGCCTATCGCGATTGGTGCGATCGCGTTGATAGCCGGGAAGGCGCTGCTGATTGGTAAGATAGCGCTGGTGCTGTCAGCCATCATTGGTCTGAAGAAGCTGTTGTCTCAGCAGAAGCATGTGACGTATGAGGTGGTGGCGCATCCCCATTCGTCGTCTTCGCACTCTTCGAGCCACGACTACGGGAGCAGCAGCAGTGGAGGCACCAGCGGGTACGGAGGAGACTCCTCCAGCAGCTACGGGGCGCCGGCGGCGGGGGGGCACAGCAGCGGGGGGTGGGGTAGATCCGCAGACGCGCAAGCTCTGGCTTACTCCGCGCAAAAACCACTGTAA